Proteins from a genomic interval of Rhodothermales bacterium:
- a CDS encoding MFS transporter, which produces MLLRSLARRWPPSDVPLTGDQVQRGLRNVVRDGMASQALASFTGSTFLVAYALQFGASNALIGLLAALPHLSQLAQLPAILLVRRVGNRRAISVIASAVGRFSWLAIALFPLVLPADATLVVLTLGLLLASVMGAISNTGWNSWIHELVPSDQLGTFFGKRFSLAAATGVVVSLVAAWFIDNVAPDLFADPRYGYSVTFGVGFVCGLLGVLFVARIPEPRLRAGDESLADLIRAPFRDTNFRNLVRFLAAWSFALYLATPFFSAYMLTRLEMELSWVIGLVVLGRIVNIVFLRLWGSFSDALSHKSVLSVAAPLCLICILGWTFTTLPDTHAFTFPLLVLLHVLMGIAMAGITLATGNISLKLAPKGEGTNYLAVSNFVVAVAAGLAPLIGGLMADFFVDQQLSWAVTWTRAGEAVSGDVLNLRQWDFVFLASFVAGLYSLHRLSFVREQGTVEEKVVIYELASAIGRELREFSTVAAVRHFTPILRLSRDEESDAPGVGPPAGD; this is translated from the coding sequence TTGCTACTTCGTTCCCTCGCAAGGAGATGGCCGCCCTCGGACGTTCCGCTCACTGGCGACCAGGTGCAGCGCGGATTGCGGAACGTGGTGCGGGACGGTATGGCCAGCCAGGCGCTCGCCAGCTTCACCGGGAGCACCTTTCTGGTGGCCTACGCGCTGCAGTTTGGTGCGTCGAACGCCCTGATCGGGCTTCTTGCTGCGCTCCCGCACCTTTCGCAGCTGGCGCAGCTGCCTGCCATACTGCTTGTGCGCCGAGTCGGAAACCGGCGGGCGATTTCCGTGATAGCGTCGGCCGTTGGTCGCTTTTCATGGTTGGCCATCGCCCTGTTTCCGCTGGTGCTGCCGGCGGACGCCACGCTCGTGGTGCTGACCCTGGGTCTGCTGCTGGCCAGTGTGATGGGCGCGATATCCAATACCGGCTGGAACTCGTGGATTCATGAGCTGGTGCCCTCGGACCAACTGGGCACGTTCTTCGGAAAGCGCTTCAGCCTGGCCGCCGCGACGGGTGTGGTGGTGAGCCTGGTGGCCGCCTGGTTTATCGACAACGTGGCGCCTGATCTATTCGCGGACCCGCGGTACGGCTACTCGGTCACATTCGGGGTAGGCTTTGTGTGCGGGCTGCTGGGCGTCCTGTTTGTCGCCCGCATCCCGGAGCCGCGGCTGCGGGCTGGCGATGAGTCCCTGGCCGATCTGATCAGGGCTCCGTTCCGGGACACCAATTTCCGCAACCTGGTGCGCTTCCTGGCGGCCTGGAGTTTCGCGCTCTATCTGGCGACGCCCTTTTTCTCAGCCTACATGCTCACACGCCTTGAGATGGAGTTGTCGTGGGTGATCGGCCTGGTCGTGCTGGGCCGCATCGTAAACATTGTCTTTCTGAGGCTCTGGGGCAGTTTTTCGGATGCCCTGTCCCACAAGTCGGTATTGTCCGTCGCAGCCCCGCTCTGCCTGATCTGCATTCTCGGATGGACCTTCACCACGCTTCCGGATACGCACGCGTTCACCTTCCCGCTGCTCGTCCTGCTGCACGTGTTGATGGGCATCGCGATGGCGGGAATTACGCTGGCCACCGGCAACATCAGCCTGAAACTGGCACCAAAGGGAGAGGGGACCAACTATCTGGCGGTCTCCAACTTTGTGGTGGCTGTCGCGGCCGGACTGGCCCCGTTGATCGGTGGCCTAATGGCAGACTTTTTTGTGGATCAGCAGCTCTCCTGGGCCGTCACCTGGACACGGGCCGGGGAGGCGGTGTCGGGCGATGTGCTGAATCTGCGTCAGTGGGATTTTGTGTTTCTGGCCTCGTTCGTAGCCGGGCTGTATTCCCTGCACCGGCTTTCGTTTGTGCGCGAGCAAGGCACCGTCGAGGAGAAAGTCGTGATCTACGAGCTGGCGTCCGCGATCGGGCGCGAACTCCGGGAATTCTCGACCGTGGCGGCCGTGCGTCACTTTACGCCCATCCTCCGTCTGTCGCGAGACGAGGAATCTGATGCGCCCGGCGTCGGGCCGCCAGCAGGGGACTGA
- a CDS encoding serine hydrolase: MRLLKGIFFAALLIAALPASAQPRLPVVVDDEAWHPLRESVDPVLQGRLEAALQRNRRWTNLINNERMAVGLVDITDPANPRFARVNGNSMIYAASLPKIAILLAAEQAIEDGLIELTPEVDQDMHAMIRRSSNTAATAMIDRVGLEYIEQVLSDDRYMLYDPEYGGGLWVGKAYAKSGERIPDPIAGLSHGATVSQVSRFYYLAATGRLVSPQRSRHMLDVLVDPGINHKFVYAVSDRAPRARMFRKSGTWRNWHADSILVWGDGWRRYILVSLVEDANGEKILRDLVPVVERVLKPEPTSAR, translated from the coding sequence ATGCGCCTTCTCAAAGGCATCTTCTTCGCCGCACTTCTGATCGCGGCACTACCTGCTTCGGCTCAGCCGAGGCTTCCTGTCGTCGTCGACGACGAGGCATGGCACCCGTTGCGCGAATCTGTCGATCCCGTCCTTCAGGGCCGACTTGAGGCCGCGCTCCAGCGCAACCGTCGCTGGACGAACCTCATCAACAATGAGCGCATGGCCGTCGGTCTGGTCGACATCACCGATCCGGCAAACCCCCGGTTTGCCCGTGTGAACGGCAATTCGATGATCTATGCAGCCAGCCTGCCCAAGATCGCCATTCTGCTAGCCGCCGAGCAGGCCATCGAAGACGGACTCATCGAATTGACGCCGGAGGTGGACCAGGACATGCATGCCATGATCCGGCGCTCCAGCAACACCGCCGCAACGGCCATGATTGATCGCGTAGGTCTGGAGTACATCGAGCAGGTGCTGTCGGACGACCGGTACATGCTCTACGATCCTGAATACGGTGGCGGCTTGTGGGTGGGCAAGGCCTACGCCAAGTCCGGTGAGCGCATTCCGGACCCCATCGCCGGCCTGTCGCATGGCGCGACGGTGAGTCAGGTCAGCCGCTTCTACTACTTGGCCGCAACCGGGCGACTGGTATCCCCGCAGCGCTCCCGCCACATGCTGGACGTGCTGGTGGATCCCGGCATCAACCACAAGTTTGTCTACGCGGTAAGCGATCGCGCTCCCCGGGCCAGAATGTTTCGTAAGTCCGGTACCTGGCGCAACTGGCACGCCGACTCGATCCTGGTGTGGGGTGACGGCTGGCGCCGGTACATCCTCGTCAGTCTGGTCGAGGATGCCAACGGAGAAAAGATCCTTCGGGATCTCGTTCCGGTGGTCGAGCGCGTGCTGAAGCCGGAGCCTACATCGGCGCGCTAG
- a CDS encoding T9SS type A sorting domain-containing protein codes for MRVLLLLLALAISGHGDPPFSGTVWVDPDIVTAADPTAFESVSYSGRGMRTIYDRRPAAWIQVNAYLFEVAFSDGTTAEFIVNPEFGSESAARVHVDAYAPPIGRLSTYLRKDMREVWINGGDAAFGGGNNSILIHTEYGQRTLRNGFIEEVLIHEAGHTSMDAEHAQAEAWLAAQAADGDFISTYARDNSIREDIAESILPYFAYRYRSDRITDLVRQQIESAIPNRIAYLDGLGLDWSPMLGSGTGVDAVETPGPLALKEIYPNPATHHVDVQVEMQSAAAVSVQVFDLAGRLVLERAMGSQAAGTVDLSLDVRSLPAGLYVVSVAADGRRVARILAVTR; via the coding sequence ATGCGCGTTTTGTTACTGCTGCTGGCGTTGGCAATCTCCGGACACGGCGATCCGCCGTTTTCGGGCACCGTCTGGGTAGACCCCGACATTGTGACTGCCGCCGACCCCACGGCCTTTGAGTCGGTGAGCTACTCAGGCCGGGGCATGCGCACGATTTACGATCGTCGACCCGCCGCCTGGATTCAGGTCAACGCGTACCTGTTTGAGGTTGCGTTTTCGGATGGGACTACGGCGGAGTTCATCGTCAACCCGGAGTTTGGCAGCGAGTCCGCGGCGCGCGTGCACGTGGATGCCTACGCACCCCCCATCGGCCGTCTGTCCACCTACCTCAGGAAGGATATGCGGGAGGTGTGGATCAACGGAGGTGATGCGGCTTTTGGCGGCGGCAACAATTCCATCCTCATACACACCGAATACGGGCAGCGCACGCTAAGGAACGGCTTTATTGAGGAGGTACTGATTCACGAGGCCGGGCACACCTCCATGGATGCCGAACACGCCCAGGCGGAAGCATGGCTCGCGGCTCAGGCAGCCGATGGAGACTTCATCTCCACGTATGCTCGCGACAATTCGATTCGCGAGGACATTGCCGAATCGATCCTTCCCTACTTCGCATACAGGTACCGGTCTGATCGCATCACGGATCTGGTGAGGCAGCAGATCGAGTCCGCGATTCCGAACCGGATAGCCTATCTGGACGGTCTCGGTCTGGACTGGTCCCCCATGCTGGGGTCAGGCACCGGCGTGGACGCTGTCGAGACGCCTGGCCCGCTTGCCCTGAAGGAGATCTACCCGAACCCCGCCACGCATCATGTCGACGTGCAGGTCGAAATGCAAAGCGCTGCCGCGGTCTCCGTGCAGGTGTTCGACCTCGCAGGGAGATTGGTGCTCGAACGGGCGATGGGCTCCCAGGCAGCAGGCACGGTTGATCTCTCACTGGATGTGCGCAGCCTTCCCGCCGGTCTCTACGTGGTCAGCGTGGCTGCGGATGGGCGTCGGGTAGCTCGGATCCTGGCTGTAACGCGATAG
- a CDS encoding FAD-dependent oxidoreductase: MSKPLIVVVDDDPQVLSAIVRDVRSEYGEHFRIRRASSGPEGLELLDALQQAGEHVALIISDQRMPGMDGVAFLEKAKTLYPQAKRTLLTAYSDTEAAIDAINLVNLDHYFVKPWDPPEDKLYPVVDGLLRDWRHLWRPGFDGLRVVADRWSARSHQIRDYLARNLIPYSFLDVEASDEARSLRREAELPLVIFEGGDRVSNPSEREIAERLGKRTSAQGEFYDLAVVGGGPAGLATAVYGGSEGLTTVLIEQSAPGGQAGTSSLIENYLGFPNGLSGSELTGRAVAQAEKFNVEILSPRTVSALTVDGPYRHLEMEDGSRLSCHALLLAMGVSWRRLPADGADALTDRGVYYGAALTEVDNCANQVVYTVGAGNSAGQAAMRFAEKAARVVMLVRGDSLEAKMSQYLVDRIHSTDNIEVRLHTSVIGCEGDHHLERLRMQNSETGEARTEDASYLFVFIGARPHTEWLGDVIACDDHGFILTGPDLREEHLQDWPLERDPYLLETNVPGVFAAGDVRHESVKRVASAVGEGSVSVHFVHRHLAAL, encoded by the coding sequence ATGAGCAAACCTCTCATCGTGGTCGTTGATGACGACCCCCAGGTGCTCTCTGCCATCGTTCGTGATGTGCGCAGCGAGTACGGCGAACACTTCCGCATCAGGCGGGCCTCCTCCGGCCCGGAGGGTCTGGAACTGCTCGACGCGTTGCAGCAGGCCGGTGAGCACGTGGCCCTGATCATATCCGACCAGCGCATGCCCGGCATGGACGGCGTCGCGTTTCTGGAAAAGGCGAAGACGCTGTATCCGCAAGCCAAACGCACCCTGTTGACGGCTTACAGCGACACCGAGGCGGCCATCGATGCGATCAACCTGGTTAATCTGGACCACTACTTTGTGAAGCCGTGGGATCCGCCGGAGGACAAACTCTATCCGGTGGTCGATGGACTCCTGCGCGACTGGAGACACCTGTGGCGACCCGGATTTGACGGACTGCGGGTCGTGGCGGATCGCTGGTCGGCACGGAGCCACCAGATTCGGGACTACCTGGCGCGCAACCTGATCCCGTATTCCTTCCTGGACGTGGAAGCCTCCGACGAAGCGCGCAGCCTGCGCCGGGAGGCCGAACTACCCCTGGTCATCTTCGAGGGCGGCGACAGGGTGAGCAACCCGTCCGAACGCGAGATTGCCGAGCGCCTCGGCAAGCGTACCAGCGCCCAGGGCGAATTCTACGACCTCGCCGTGGTGGGTGGCGGACCTGCCGGGCTGGCCACCGCCGTGTACGGGGGTTCGGAGGGACTTACCACCGTCCTGATTGAGCAGTCGGCTCCCGGCGGGCAGGCCGGCACGAGCAGTCTGATCGAGAACTATCTCGGCTTTCCGAATGGACTTTCGGGCAGCGAACTGACCGGCCGCGCGGTGGCGCAGGCCGAGAAGTTCAACGTGGAGATCCTCAGCCCGCGCACCGTCTCGGCGCTCACGGTGGACGGCCCCTATCGCCACCTGGAGATGGAAGACGGGTCCCGACTCTCGTGCCATGCCCTGCTGCTGGCGATGGGCGTTTCCTGGCGTCGATTGCCGGCCGATGGAGCCGATGCACTCACAGACCGGGGCGTGTACTACGGCGCAGCACTGACGGAGGTAGACAACTGCGCCAACCAGGTAGTGTACACCGTCGGAGCCGGCAACTCGGCCGGGCAGGCCGCCATGCGCTTTGCCGAGAAGGCTGCCCGCGTGGTCATGCTGGTGCGCGGCGACTCACTCGAGGCAAAGATGAGTCAGTACCTCGTGGACCGCATCCATTCCACCGACAACATCGAGGTTCGGCTGCACACCTCGGTCATCGGCTGCGAAGGTGACCACCACCTGGAACGCCTTCGCATGCAGAACAGCGAGACTGGCGAAGCCCGCACCGAGGACGCCTCGTACCTCTTCGTATTTATTGGCGCGCGTCCTCACACGGAATGGTTGGGCGACGTCATCGCGTGTGATGACCACGGCTTTATCCTCACCGGGCCGGATCTACGCGAAGAGCACCTGCAGGACTGGCCGCTGGAGCGGGATCCCTATCTGCTGGAAACCAACGTGCCGGGCGTCTTTGCGGCCGGCGACGTGCGCCATGAATCCGTCAAACGCGTTGCCAGTGCCGTAGGCGAAGGCTCCGTGTCCGTGCATTTCGTTCATCGCCACCTGGCCGCCCTCTGA
- a CDS encoding cation:proton antiporter: MKFILAAGAAPPFFVEVALLILCSAGIAYVCYRLGIVPIVGFLITGVVIGPMALGLVQDQEVVDAAAEVGVLLLLFTIGIEFSLEKLARIQRLIFAGGGLQVGLAAGITTGLLMAFGVSWQAGLFTGFLVALSSTAIVLKLLGDSGEIDTEHGQVGLGLLIFQDLAIILMVLLVPLLSGTGGSTLQILGALGKAIGIIVLVLLVARRVMPLFLEAVARTCSPELFLLTVIGICFGTAYLTSLAGVSLSLGAFLAGLVVSESKFSEHAMGEIMPLQILFSATFFVSVGMLLDLSFLIANLPLVLGVVMAVLIIKIITTGIAVRSLGYSLPVVAGASLMLAQIGEFSFVLERSGREAGLFPAGMEGTGSQTFIAATVLVMIATPALNSLGARIRKRLEAPDGDSPQEMDEVHQHGPLPELDGHVIIAGFGNGARKLVRSLDQQEVPFVVLTLSPEGANEAESMGVPVLRGDYARQHTLELAGIEKARTLIIADDHPAMAHRVAMVARTIGGEDLHIVVRTRHVSEIPGLHADGVDCVIADELESIVQLMCQLLKDRGLPADEIDRRAEDIRGKDYAGLLADNKPSDVVVLNVKGVACDHADHPLAVVPNSPGVCTECQRMGDTWVHLRVCMTCGHVGCCDSSKNKHASAHFHETGHPVMRSMEPGEKWGWCFEHGLLLK, translated from the coding sequence ATGAAGTTCATCCTCGCCGCGGGGGCCGCCCCGCCCTTCTTCGTGGAAGTCGCGCTGCTCATCCTCTGCAGCGCCGGAATTGCCTACGTGTGCTACCGCCTGGGCATTGTGCCCATCGTGGGCTTCCTCATCACGGGCGTTGTGATTGGTCCCATGGCGCTTGGACTTGTCCAGGACCAGGAGGTCGTGGATGCCGCCGCAGAGGTAGGCGTGCTGCTGCTGCTCTTCACCATCGGCATCGAGTTCAGCCTGGAAAAGCTGGCCCGCATCCAGCGACTGATCTTCGCCGGCGGTGGCCTGCAGGTGGGCCTTGCTGCCGGCATTACGACCGGTCTGCTGATGGCTTTCGGCGTCTCCTGGCAGGCCGGATTGTTTACGGGGTTTCTGGTCGCGCTGTCGTCGACCGCCATCGTGCTCAAGTTGCTTGGTGACTCGGGTGAGATTGATACCGAGCACGGTCAGGTTGGTCTGGGCCTGCTGATTTTTCAGGACCTAGCGATCATCCTGATGGTCCTGCTGGTGCCACTGCTCTCAGGCACCGGGGGCTCCACCCTTCAGATCCTCGGCGCGCTCGGCAAGGCCATCGGCATCATCGTGCTCGTGCTGCTCGTCGCACGTCGGGTCATGCCACTGTTCCTGGAGGCCGTCGCACGCACATGCTCGCCGGAGCTGTTTCTGTTGACGGTGATCGGCATCTGCTTTGGCACGGCCTATTTGACCAGCCTGGCCGGCGTGAGTCTGTCGCTGGGTGCCTTCCTGGCGGGTCTGGTGGTCAGTGAAAGCAAGTTCAGCGAGCATGCCATGGGCGAGATCATGCCGCTGCAGATCCTGTTCAGCGCCACGTTCTTTGTATCGGTCGGCATGCTGCTGGATCTGTCCTTCCTGATTGCCAACCTGCCGCTGGTGCTTGGCGTGGTGATGGCGGTGCTCATCATCAAGATCATCACCACCGGCATCGCCGTGCGCTCGCTTGGGTACTCGCTTCCAGTGGTCGCAGGCGCATCGCTCATGCTGGCTCAGATCGGGGAATTTTCGTTCGTGCTTGAACGCTCGGGGCGGGAGGCCGGACTCTTTCCTGCCGGGATGGAAGGCACGGGCTCGCAGACCTTTATCGCCGCCACCGTGCTGGTCATGATTGCCACGCCCGCGCTCAACTCGCTCGGCGCGCGGATCCGGAAGCGCCTGGAGGCACCCGACGGGGATTCCCCGCAGGAGATGGACGAGGTGCATCAGCATGGGCCACTCCCAGAGTTGGACGGCCATGTCATCATTGCGGGATTCGGAAACGGTGCCCGCAAGCTGGTTCGCAGCCTGGACCAGCAGGAGGTGCCCTTCGTGGTACTGACGCTGAGTCCGGAAGGTGCCAACGAGGCGGAGTCGATGGGCGTGCCGGTTCTCCGAGGCGACTACGCCCGGCAGCACACACTCGAACTGGCCGGGATAGAAAAGGCGCGCACGCTGATCATTGCCGACGACCATCCGGCGATGGCGCACCGGGTGGCGATGGTGGCCCGAACGATTGGCGGAGAGGATCTTCACATCGTGGTGCGCACCCGCCACGTTTCGGAAATCCCGGGTTTGCATGCCGATGGGGTGGACTGCGTCATCGCCGACGAATTGGAGAGCATTGTGCAGCTCATGTGCCAACTCCTGAAGGACCGCGGTCTCCCGGCAGACGAAATTGATCGGCGCGCAGAGGATATCCGGGGCAAGGATTACGCCGGCCTGCTGGCAGACAACAAGCCGAGCGATGTCGTCGTGCTGAACGTGAAGGGCGTGGCCTGTGATCACGCTGATCATCCGCTGGCCGTCGTGCCCAACAGTCCGGGCGTGTGCACCGAGTGTCAGCGTATGGGCGACACCTGGGTGCATCTCCGGGTCTGCATGACCTGCGGCCATGTCGGGTGCTGCGACTCATCCAAAAACAAGCACGCTTCGGCCCACTTCCATGAGACCGGCCACCCGGTCATGCGCTCGATGGAGCCCGGCGAGAAGTGGGGCTGGTGCTTCGAGCACGGACTGTTGCTGAAATGA